A window of the Synechococcus sp. M16.1 genome harbors these coding sequences:
- the petN gene encoding cytochrome b6-f complex subunit PetN, producing the protein MLFTLGWASLAAMFSFSIAMVVWGRNGDGTLNF; encoded by the coding sequence ATGTTGTTCACTCTGGGTTGGGCGTCCTTGGCCGCCATGTTCAGTTTCTCCATCGCCATGGTCGTCTGGGGACGCAATGGTGACGGCACCCTGAACTTCTGA